From Candidatus Thermokryptus mobilis, the proteins below share one genomic window:
- a CDS encoding ABC transporter permease gives MRFTLQLKESFKSAFQSILAHKLRSSLTTLGVVIGIVSVTLMNMAIEGLRRAFETSISAIGADVLYIQKWPWFTGEDWWKYRNRREIQISYAKYIKERSTYAVAVAPTISSFDATVRYGGNVLKNTVVVGTTDEFIYTSGVSVELGRFMSEIEVKAERPVCVIGAEIAEKLFMNVNPIGRELKIAGRSFRVVGVLEKQGKFLGLASLDDRIYIPIGQFIRIFPWRAGTTINVKVRDMNEIEDAIEELRGIMRTLRQLKPWQEDDFSINRQELFLNAYNQTVGIIGAVGLGITILALVVGGIGIMNIMFVSVKERTREIGIRKAVGATRRAILMQFLIEAILIGLFGGVIGLIFAILLGFVVDQVIPTSLPLWVAFLSLLISIFVGIIAGFIPAYRASKVDPVESLRYE, from the coding sequence ATGAGATTTACACTTCAACTTAAAGAAAGCTTTAAATCAGCGTTTCAATCAATTCTTGCCCATAAGCTTCGTTCTTCGCTTACAACGCTTGGTGTTGTAATTGGAATTGTCTCCGTTACATTGATGAATATGGCAATTGAGGGTTTGAGGAGAGCTTTTGAAACAAGTATATCTGCAATAGGAGCAGATGTGCTTTACATCCAGAAGTGGCCTTGGTTTACGGGTGAAGATTGGTGGAAATACAGGAACAGGCGAGAAATCCAAATAAGTTATGCCAAGTATATAAAAGAAAGGTCAACTTATGCTGTCGCTGTTGCTCCAACTATCTCTTCATTTGATGCGACTGTAAGATACGGGGGCAATGTCTTAAAAAATACCGTAGTAGTTGGGACGACTGATGAGTTCATATATACAAGTGGTGTGTCTGTTGAATTGGGAAGATTTATGAGCGAGATTGAAGTTAAAGCAGAGAGACCAGTTTGCGTTATAGGTGCAGAGATCGCTGAAAAGCTTTTCATGAATGTAAACCCAATTGGAAGGGAATTGAAAATTGCGGGGAGAAGTTTTAGAGTCGTTGGTGTCCTTGAAAAGCAGGGAAAATTTCTCGGCTTAGCATCTCTTGATGATAGGATTTACATTCCGATTGGTCAATTTATTAGAATCTTCCCGTGGCGTGCTGGAACGACAATAAATGTTAAAGTCAGAGATATGAACGAGATAGAAGATGCAATTGAAGAACTTAGGGGAATAATGCGAACTTTGAGACAACTTAAGCCATGGCAGGAAGATGATTTTTCAATTAATAGGCAAGAATTGTTTTTAAACGCTTATAACCAAACTGTTGGAATCATAGGAGCTGTGGGTTTGGGGATAACGATTTTGGCTTTGGTAGTTGGAGGCATCGGAATCATGAACATTATGTTTGTTTCAGTAAAGGAAAGAACGAGAGAAATAGGTATAAGAAAGGCGGTCGGTGCAACACGTAGGGCGATTTTAATGCAATTTTTGATTGAAGCAATTTTAATAGGTCTTTTTGGTGGGGTCATTGGTTTAATCTTTGCGATTTTGCTTGGATTCGTTGTGGATCAAGTAATCCCAACATCCTTGCCTTTATGGGTTGCTTTCCTTTCACTTTTAATTTCTATCTTCGTCGGTATTATCGCTGGGTTTATCCCAGCTTATAGAGCTTCAAAGGTTGATCCCGTTGAATCGTTAAGGTATGAGTGA